A stretch of the Filimonas lacunae genome encodes the following:
- a CDS encoding succinate dehydrogenase/fumarate reductase iron-sulfur subunit, whose translation MEHYNMNLTLKVWRQANSDSKGGFETYKLKDISSEMSFLEMFDVLNEQLIHEGKDAVAFDHDCREGICGACSMYINGKPHGPWELNTTCQLHMRAFKDGDTIVVEPWRAKAFPVIKDLVVDRSSFDRIIQSGGYISVNTGNAVDANSLPIKKEKADAAFAAATCIGCGACVAACKNSSAMLFVSAKVSHLALLPQGEPEADTRVLNMIAQMDKEGFGACTNTGACEATCPKGISLSNIARLNKEYTLASLIAE comes from the coding sequence ATGGAACATTATAATATGAACCTCACACTGAAAGTGTGGAGACAAGCAAACAGCGATTCTAAAGGCGGATTTGAAACGTATAAACTGAAAGATATTTCTTCGGAAATGTCTTTCCTGGAAATGTTCGACGTACTGAACGAGCAGCTGATTCATGAAGGTAAAGATGCAGTAGCGTTCGACCACGATTGCCGTGAAGGTATTTGTGGCGCCTGCTCTATGTATATCAACGGTAAACCACACGGCCCATGGGAACTGAACACAACCTGTCAGTTACACATGCGTGCGTTTAAAGATGGCGATACCATCGTTGTAGAGCCCTGGAGAGCAAAAGCTTTCCCGGTTATCAAAGACCTGGTAGTGGACCGTTCTTCTTTCGACCGCATTATCCAGAGCGGTGGTTATATTTCTGTAAATACCGGTAATGCCGTTGACGCCAACTCCTTACCTATCAAAAAAGAAAAAGCTGATGCCGCTTTCGCTGCAGCTACCTGTATTGGTTGCGGTGCGTGTGTAGCAGCTTGTAAAAACAGCTCGGCTATGTTATTTGTGAGCGCTAAGGTTTCGCACCTGGCCTTGCTGCCACAAGGTGAGCCCGAAGCTGACACCAGGGTACTGAACATGATTGCTCAAATGGATAAAGAAGGCTTTGGCGCATGTACCAACACTGGTGCTTGTGAAGCAACCTGTCCTAAAGGCATTTCACTATCAAACATCGCCCGTCTGAATAAAGAATATACATTAGCTTCTTTGATCGCTGAGTAA